TCGCGTTTTGACGCGTCGAGACACAAAAAACGCGTCGGGAGTGACCTCctggagcgactatgctaggtcaCTCCACAtgttttgcttggacgatttttatgttatttcaggggccttttggtcatttgttttgatgtttttacactttctaaacctaagttaagtacttttgtaagccattggaggcaagataatctcttttctagagaagaactagtaaaaaacctcttttgattcagatttcattgctttcatcttgtgttcttgttgatttcttatctatttctctacatggttaatctgaaatccaatatgggtttaagaggaatcatggagattagtgagtaatcaccttttgaattcatgggttagggagattaagggtgattaggttagagctaggatgttttagtgtagatcattcatattttcttgctagtagagtaatcataatgcatcttctgagttggccactcagttgttgatccttaggcatttctcacccgaaaggtgttcgttgaaatgcccgagacaactctcctaggcttttagtatactttgccaaagacatttgttgttaaaggtgctaagatagctaatagacttgttagtaatgattgctttcatattattcaaccaaagacatttgatgtttgagatgtgttagcaaatgagcattcatctagacatagagcttgcttagaattgtgtctaggcttaaggttgatagtttgattgatcatttgccatccttagttcgatacttgatcacccaaggtctaatccctatgcccatgagttctcttttcccttagttaagaaagtatcatttagttattccttttaattagtcatagttttaaaacccatctaaatcattggttgcacttagattaagtgagtacttgcattctcagtgctttgatatccctcagaactggttcgacaatcttttatactacaacatttgtcttaggagccttgaaaactcctaacatcatccATTATGGACAAGATTTTGAACCACTCCTTAActtcgtgacaaaaaaaaaagaaccactCCTTAACTCATTTCCTCCGTGCTAGTCATATATGACATAGAATGATATCTTAATAACTTAATTTCTAAAGACGAACATGTTAACCATAATAACTTTGAAAAATACGTACCTACCTATGTATTCAAATTCTTAGAATCCACGTTGTAGCGCACCTCTACACGTTTGATAACATTTGTGAATTGATACTGTATAATGAATTCAGATTCTGTCTTATAAATAACACCGGGATTCAAATGAAAGATTCTCCTTAGATATGTTCTAGTCTGCAAGTCAATGTCATAATAAGAGTGTTGGGGAATCTTGAGGAGACATTTTGTACTCCAATGACTATATCTGTCATGTTAAGCATTACATATCAATAAAGTAATCAAATATGTGGGATCAAGTCGCCCCTAAACTAACACACTATAATATAAACATGTCTAAAGAGTGGTTGATAATTTCTTAATTGCTATCTTAAGTCTCAACTTCAGTATCGCATTTCTCTCACCGCTAAAAGCATACTATTTACCGAATCACAGTAGAACATTGCTGTCTATACGATTCATTAATAAAGCCAGCAGAAGAAATAGCTACTGTATTAGAGTTGAATAATTATGGTGATTAAAAAGTAAAGTACGCGTTCCACAATCTAAatctttttcgtctttaatTAATTAAGACATTGATTTTGAGTGCTATCAACGTATGTGAATGAAAACGAATATAAAAAATGTGAGTTCTCAAGTAGTCAAGTGTAATTATCAGGTAACATGCTTTACGGAAGGAATTAGACCGTGTAATTATATGATTACACATTCTCATTTAATTCTTTAACTAGATCATGAAGCGCGGATTATTTTATGATGAAAATTTTcactaataattaataaatattttgttaatttgtaagaattttgtttatttgaattttctttGCATTTAAATCAATGCTTTTAAATTTGACCCGAATCCGCAGTCAAATCGGTTAATCCGGTGAATCGATAATTCAATTTAGGTTTTAAAAATATCCATGTTTATAAAAATCACTATATCCGAGACTAACCAATTGAACCGATGGATGTCCGATATGTTAAcatatcaaatttgatttaaattgctATAGTTTTATAATTTGTCACCTTataatccaaattttaaagtttattgtcttacaattttattaaattatgacatttctacaaaattttgatagagaaaaaaaagatataattaacaactataaatgtcttgatcatattactccattttatataacttaattaattttattataattgttttgtgtaatttttcttgttaatcatttatattataatcgctttaaatttttttgttaacaattaGTATTAAGCATTTTTCtttagataacatatattttgaacattttttcataattatttttgttattatagttATTGTACACtgtataatgtttatatatttattttttatgtaatgGCTATTATTGAATTGTTATCttacttaaataaatgatagaacAATTACgtagtaaatataaataaaataatatgttaatttaattgatttatcattgattgaaatgtttttgtagtatttaaaccctgtaaaattaagttttatttattttcgttttttataaatttttttaattatttaatttatttaaatatttggttattaaaaagataagttctaatattttatattgtttggacaTAAGATTAATTATAGTGTTGTTTGGGAAAATGGATAGTAGTATAAAGAAATGActatattgtttggaaacattgaTAGTAGTATAAGGAGAAGAATATTAGTGATTTAATGTAGGTTTAACTATAAAGTAGGAagatgtatttaatttaaaaacttataaaataaatgttaggTCCAACacaatgtttctgttttaataatatagattatttttatatttctaccACGACATCCTATACTAATGATTCCttataattatctttttaaaagcgatatttttatttaaaatttgctAGTTTCTTCTTCGGACTGTGCAGCGAAGTCTTCTATATACCAAAAAAGTTCAACAATGATTTTCATATAAACGAAAaccagaaaaaataaaaattacaccacataagaaaaataagtaTCTACAACTTTGTACGTGTTAATTCCACACCCGTGGATCAGAAATCAATGAACGAATCGCTGTTACGACACACGTGCGAAGGAGATTGTAACGGTGACGGAAGAGCTGATGACACCGTCATCCTCAGTTTCTCCAAATGTTCCCTTATATCAAACCCACCAACCGTTAATTCCCCGTCATCTCTCAACGGAATAAACGGAGGTCGTAACACTTCCGTTAACAAATGCCACCTCACACCCGCGAAAAAAGAATGCTCCTTTATCTCCGCTGCGCCACGGCGGCTGCCTAACCGCCTACTCGAGTCTTTCACAAGCAGCCGCCGGATAAGATCCGTGAGATCATTTGGTTTTCCGGCGAACTCAGGTTCTTTAACCAGCACATTTCGAAAAGTCTCCTTCTTGCTCTTCCCTTTGAACGGCGTCTCTCCGTACATCATCTCGTACGTCAGAACACCGAGAGCCCACCAATCGACGGCGAAGTCGTGACCGTCGCCGCGAATTACCTCCGGCGAGACGTACTCATCAGTTCCGACGAAGGAATTTGAACGTTCGCCGGAGGAAAAACTGGTTTTCCGGCGAGTAATCGGGTTGACCCGAGCGGATCTCGTTTTCTTGCTTTCTGACTTCGCCGGCGAGACCCAGCGAGAAAAGCTCCGACTTTTTATAGGATCGGTGCACAATTCCGGGTCGGGTTGAAAGAATTCGGGTCGGGTGGGCTTCTTGAGGCTCCGAGAAAGGTCGAAGTCGGTGAGTGTAACGTGACCGGATTGCTGAATCAATATGTTCTCTGGTTTCAAGTCTCTGTAAGCGATCCCCATGGAATGAAGATGCTCAAGCGCACAGACGATCTCAGCCACGTAGAATCTAATAACAGAGGAGCTAAAAACGCCGTCGTTTTGACGGCGAAGAAGGACGTTGAGATCGCCGCCGGAGCAATACGGGACAGCCCATACGAAAAATTCCGGTGACTCGAAGGAAGCTAAGAGACGAGGGAGAAACGGGTTTTGGTTCGTTTCAACGGAGAGACGACGGAGGACCTCGATTTCCCACCGTGCACGGCGGAGAGAGGAGGCTGACGATTTGTGGACAAGCTTGACggcgaaggaagaagaagaaggggagACAGAAACAACGTCATGTGCGAGGAAGACAGTTCCGGTGGCGCCTTGTCCGAGGATTTTAAGAGCTCTGATAGAGTCGAGGTTGAGAATCCCAGGCGATGAAGGTGGGGACGACGGCGATGACTCCATTTGAgtgtgagtgagagagagagagacgagtgGGTCTGAATTTTGGGTTCTGTCTCCTCTTttcttgtatttataaataaatatagttcTATCGTTATCGTTGCCTTCATATCTGTTACTTCTTTGtctcttttagttttttttttattttcttattttaaaattgttaattaCAAAAACCTGTTAATTGTATTTTCCGCATATTATGGCCAGTTTTCACGTCTGTCTAATAAGAAAAGGTTGCGGAAGATATATGCACACGTAATATAatctacaattttattttctttagtaGGACACGGACACCATGACTACatgtttaataatattgatacaCGACCATTAAGactttattattaaaacaatcTAAGAGAACTATCTCTCTCTCGAAGCTTCGAGGAATCCACATTCTCCTTCGTGCGATCAGCTGATGGGGAGGACCATTTGATAACCTGCCTAGTGCCTACCATCCTTTACATGAAGAGAACAATACTCTGCCATGACTTCAGAGCTATCTAGTCTCTTTCAATGGAACCGATCAAGATTTATGAACGCTAATCTGTTTCAAACTTTTCAACTACATATTATCAAGACATTCCAATGCGAAGTTAGACCTCTTCCGCTTTTAACTTCTATAGTTCTATGTACTGTCTGTTCATAGGACGGCTAATCAATTGGCAAAAACGCAGTAGCCAATAACTAGACTTCGCTCTTCTAATGTATATGTAACGTTAGTTATTTAATAACCCTGTAAAAATTCTACTATTAATGAAATGTCCAGGTTGTCTACAGaccaaaaattaatttaattaagaatactcaaataaattaataatgtcaTCTACGGAGtagtatattttgttttattttttcttttatttcccTCCACTTCACGACAAGgaaatatactccctctgttcctgaaAATAGGATGTTTAGGTAgaaacacacatattaagaaaactactttttgtctagaaaatatcattaaaactataaattaattgtactcaaccaattacaaaatagactattaaaatatgattggatacacattttttaataaagtaaaagttacattggaaaatgaaaacatcttatatattgaaacatcaaaagtttataaaacatcctacttttaggaacagagggagtataaaacTGAAGGCAAATTATGAAGGAGTTGAAATAATGGAACACGTGCAATACCATAATGCAGTAGAGCCAATGTGTCGCCGCCAGGCCAAACTGGAGCCTCGCAACCACCGCATTAAATCTAAAGCTAAATCTTTGTTTAGTGTTAATCTTTTACCACGCCCGTCCAATTAGTAAACCTACTTTCCAATTAGTAAACCTACTTTCATTAAatcgattaattttttttttgaagaattaATTATTTCTCTCCCCCCCCCCTAGATTATTGCGTGTATACATGATGGAGATGATAATTCTGTAAATGtaattctttttatattgtttattttgaaGAATTATGTTTCACTTTTTATGGTCACTTTATTTGCACATGAACATAAATTTACTTAACatataactaaaaattttaaactaaaaactgTAAACAATTTAATGGTAAAAGACTTTGCAAACAAATTAGACAGTTTTCTGCCAAGTTACTGTCTAAGTGTCTAGTAAATTTAAGGAAAATTGCATTGTATAACACTcaaacaattaataatttactATCTGCTAAATGTTCTAATTCACCGACACATTTTTtatacaatattgtcatattgcCCTCAATAATAACCGGAAAAACttgcaaaagaaagaaacaaaaatgattGATACTCACTGTGAAAAAGTAACTCGTGTCCCTTCGTTATTCACACCCTCTCATTTTAACTTTACCATCTTTTAGTATATGAAAGTGAATAATAGTCTTCATCAAAAATTGGGCACCGCATATACACCGCCAACGTTTATGGTGTTTCTCTCCGATCAAAATCACTTATTCCATCGTTTCTTCTTGGTACGGCGACTCAGCTTCTCGGAATCGGGAGTCGGTGAGAATACGATACGAACCGTAAGTTCTgatcttaagtttttttttttgttttggaatcTGGGTAAATCGGTGAAATCAAGTAGGATGGTTGATTAAGTGTTCCTGTTTGTGTAGCTGCTGAAATATATTGATGTCTTTTGCTGAATCGGCCGTTCCTCTTGTTTGATCTACTTCGTTTTTGTTTCATGTATGGTAAAATAGGGAAAAACAAATGATGATGGTTGATTACGTGTTTATGTTTGCTCGCTTTTGTAACTTTTGTAAGTATTTTTTTACTGCTTCCGATTAGTCAATTTGTCGGGAAAAAGCGTTTCGCGGTGAGACATCCACTTGTTCCCTAGTTTGTTGTTCTCGTGTTACATGTTATCTAATTTGTGAGGCCAATGGCTCTTTATTTTTCATTCCACTATGTGTAGTCTACTGATTTCTATTCTAGTACATCTGTATGTTACACCATACATATATAGACTGATGTTTTTCATTCCATTGACCGCAACCTGTAGTTTCTTTGTCTGTTCACACTGCATAGATTTGTTTAAAAGTATTCTACTCATATGGAATAGCCGTTAGTTAGTAACTGAGAAGGACTTGAGCTCTGGTGGCTGTTTGTGTGGAAGTCAATCCGTTATGCTCCTCAAGACTTTGCCCTTGTGACTGGTCTTAACTGTGGCGAAAGTGGGCGCTTCCACAGTGAGGCACAAGAAAAAGCTATTGGGTGAGGGAAGGGAACCATTTACAAACTCGAGcttacattttgtttttttttttttctgttctaTTTGGCAAAtattgaatataaatgatattctACAGTTCATACGGATGAgttatgttttgttgttgtaatTGATATGAATCTTGGTTTATGTATATTGATCAAAACTAAACATTTACAAACTCGAGCCTACATTTAGTTAACCATACCCATACAAATGTAAACTTCacacaaatttcaattgttctATTTATAATGATtctattttagatttaaaagtaGATTATTGCAATAAATGATCTATATcgtatagtttaatattacataatatagtttaaaattacataatattatgcactattttaagattttgatatttgggtttagagtttaactttgggtttagggttcagtgattaaggtttagggtttaaatttggatttagggtttaaatttggatttagggtttaacaTTTGAAAGGTGGGACTTGAGGTTGAGGTCAATATAACTTCTTACATGCAAGCATAGGCATTTTATAATTTCACCAATATGAATTgtactatttattttgttctattctatttttgtttagagtttatatttgtatttatgatttatatttgggtttagggtttagtgattagggtgggtttatattttggtttagggtttagtatttggaatTTGGGGTTGAGGTTAGAGTCAACATAACTTCTTACATgcaaatatatacattttataattttaccaatatgtactatactatttatatttttcattctattcgggtttaaagtttatatttatatttatgagttatatttgagtttagggtttagtgattgaagtttaaggtttagtatttagtatTTAGTATTTGGATGGTGAGGTTGATGTTATGTCATCATTTAGGGCTGGACAACCGGTGTACCATTCAGGTGTTGGTTCCATCCTAATCGGGGTCGGGTTTCCATGGTTAACAAAAAGAAACCCCATTCAGATAAATTTGAAGATCGGTTCGGGGGATAacggttcgggtcggggtttGTAGACTGGCGTGGAACCGGTATAACCCGGAATACTTTTGGTATCGGGTGTCCATATGTATTTCGGTTCTTAAATGTACCATTTGTAGCGAATGTAAccattataaaacaaaataattttgtaatttgcaATGCAAGTATGTACAAAAACACAGAAAAAAGCATTCAGAATCCTCATAACCCCTAAGGCAAGACATATTTAAAACGAAAGCATCTTTATTATTGATAGTAGAGTGAGAAACTTACCAACTCAGAGAATTCAAACAAATCTAAAGCCATAACCAAATTCTTAAAACcaaaatgagaaacattattcaaaCTTCAAAGATATAAAAACCAAATGCAGAAAACTTCAAGCTCCATGCTTCAACCTTCACCCGCCTTCTTTTACTTCATGCTTCGATTTTGAAGCTTCACTCATCAAGCCAATGGGCTTGAAACTCtgcaacagaaaaaaaaagtataagaaACGAGGTAGCATAAACACATAAAGTACGAAATATAGTAAAAAGAAAGTAAGTGAAAAGATACACAGACCTTTATGAAgtcgatcaagcaactccacaTCAGCAAGCATCTGCTCATTTGTAGTGACTTGTTCACTCACCTTGTTGTCAGCATGCATCGATTGCTCAGTGCACATGAGAACTTATATCATGTAATGAGTTTGACAACTTTGATATGGCTCCAAGATCCTACCACTTGTGCTAAAAGCACTTTCAGATGCCACTGATAAAACTTGCATGGCGAGGAGATCTCTTGCCATTTCAGCAAGCACATGATACTTCATCTTGTGAACCTTCCACCAAGAGAGAATTTCGAACTCAATACCAACCAAGAGCTTTGGAGTTTCAACTGCCTCCTTCAAGTACACTTTAAGTTCATCCCTTGTAAAATCTCCCGTTTCAACAACCAGCTCCTTGTACACACAATTCATCCTTTCATAACCAAAATCTTCAACCACCAGCTCCATTCTATCTGTGCCTTGATCTTGCGTCTCTGGAGGAGGCTGAGATGATGATGCGTGATTTGACTGAGAGGCTTGTCCAGTAGACCCTCTGAAACGTGTGTTGTACTCCTTCAACATAGACCTGAGAAGATCACCAACAGATTCCAGCATTGCTTTAGACTCCAAGCTTTCATTTTCATAGAACTTCTCAAAGCACAGCTTTGCAAATTGCATATTTTTCCTTGGATCAAAAACCGTGGCTAAGATCAGCATCCTGTTGACACTCTTCATACATTCCAATATTTGAGAAACTTCTGCAACATCTCCGACGCTTTCACACACAACTCAGGATTGA
The Brassica napus cultivar Da-Ae unplaced genomic scaffold, Da-Ae ScsIHWf_3088;HRSCAF=3902, whole genome shotgun sequence DNA segment above includes these coding regions:
- the LOC125603097 gene encoding serine/threonine-protein kinase UCNL-like, producing MESSPSSPPSSPGILNLDSIRALKILGQGATGTVFLAHDVVSVSPSSSSFAVKLVHKSSASSLRRARWEIEVLRRLSVETNQNPFLPRLLASFESPEFFVWAVPYCSGGDLNVLLRRQNDGVFSSSVIRFYVAEIVCALEHLHSMGIAYRDLKPENILIQQSGHVTLTDFDLSRSLKKPTRPEFFQPDPELCTDPIKSRSFSRWVSPAKSESKKTRSARVNPITRRKTSFSSGERSNSFVGTDEYVSPEVIRGDGHDFAVDWWALGVLTYEMMYGETPFKGKSKKETFRNVLVKEPEFAGKPNDLTDLIRRLLVKDSSRRLGSRRGAAEIKEHSFFAGVRWHLLTEVLRPPFIPLRDDGELTVGGFDIREHLEKLRMTVSSALPSPLQSPSHVCRNSDSFIDF